A genome region from Desulfurobacterium indicum includes the following:
- a CDS encoding DUF2207 family protein, with protein sequence MTEKRYFGIAVALSFLLSLLVFFDFRSFFSSLLVNYTADITIGNTVSIRETFDYFVKKSDKYSMLFRNWKVPLTFNGEELNNPYITVESLNSAFPWYVVDYKRRVYLKVPDKVLASICKIKAYRNEVGIVKGLEGNNLKKFDKGIYSFSAFYRMYPPVETDGKFSHINIKLADVHVYYSKVKIFLKDPKHLIERLYVHMPHFSVKKLDNGYFIKGKSPSDSLVELEMVLKGNPVKGFYRRVFNVSFLAEKANFNPFVFLIKLVDKLIFVSILVFPIFMIYYYERFGSESSDAVPEYISFIPDKEKKPYVVNLLFSGDATVCDENAFYATLLDMQRRGLIDIRSDGNGIIIEILSMTTEDPYELSVLSFLERYAEDIGGKKIFIPERLEVKVKELTNSKSLESLKSMKEDFDSILRWNDDSIVNDYLDLRGYNLFSTVAVILIVLLVLFSATVLIKNDPLIDTTSVVAHCAVLIGQLLIFLFLPPQILGRWKERRYRESLLWKGFKNFLSNMAMIKKYAPEDISIWKEWLIYGTALGVADKVEKAMKELNVDLPDVDVERRVRTHFSVVYAGIGSGIASLSKSSSGGDGGFGAGGGFGGGGAGGR encoded by the coding sequence ATGACGGAGAAAAGATATTTTGGAATTGCCGTTGCTCTTTCTTTTCTTCTTTCGTTGCTTGTTTTCTTTGACTTTCGTTCTTTCTTTTCTTCTTTACTTGTCAATTATACTGCAGATATAACTATAGGTAATACGGTTTCTATCAGGGAAACTTTCGATTATTTTGTAAAAAAAAGTGACAAATATTCAATGCTTTTTAGGAATTGGAAGGTTCCTCTGACTTTTAACGGGGAGGAGCTGAATAACCCTTACATAACGGTTGAATCTTTAAATTCCGCATTTCCATGGTATGTTGTTGATTATAAAAGAAGGGTTTATCTAAAAGTTCCCGATAAAGTGCTTGCTTCCATATGTAAAATCAAGGCTTATAGAAATGAAGTGGGAATTGTTAAAGGGTTGGAGGGAAATAATCTAAAGAAGTTTGATAAAGGTATTTATTCTTTTTCAGCTTTTTATCGTATGTATCCGCCTGTTGAAACAGATGGTAAATTTTCTCATATAAATATTAAGCTTGCCGATGTTCATGTCTATTATTCCAAAGTGAAGATCTTTTTGAAAGATCCAAAACATTTAATAGAAAGATTGTATGTCCATATGCCACATTTTTCTGTTAAAAAGCTGGATAATGGTTATTTTATAAAGGGAAAGTCTCCGAGTGATTCCCTCGTTGAACTTGAAATGGTTTTGAAAGGGAATCCTGTAAAAGGATTCTATAGAAGAGTCTTTAATGTTTCTTTTCTTGCAGAAAAAGCCAATTTCAATCCTTTTGTCTTTTTGATAAAGTTGGTTGATAAACTTATCTTTGTTTCTATATTGGTCTTTCCAATTTTTATGATCTATTACTATGAGCGCTTTGGTAGCGAAAGTTCTGATGCTGTTCCCGAGTATATAAGTTTTATTCCTGATAAAGAAAAGAAACCTTATGTTGTTAATCTTCTTTTTTCGGGTGATGCGACTGTTTGCGATGAAAATGCTTTTTATGCGACTTTACTTGATATGCAAAGGCGTGGATTAATAGATATTAGAAGTGATGGGAATGGAATTATAATAGAAATTCTATCGATGACAACGGAAGATCCTTATGAGCTTTCAGTTCTTTCATTCCTTGAACGTTATGCTGAAGATATTGGTGGAAAAAAGATTTTTATTCCCGAAAGGTTGGAAGTTAAAGTAAAAGAACTTACTAATTCTAAAAGTTTAGAAAGTCTTAAATCAATGAAGGAAGATTTTGATTCCATTTTAAGGTGGAATGATGATTCGATAGTGAATGATTATCTTGATCTTCGCGGTTATAATCTGTTTAGTACTGTTGCTGTTATTTTGATTGTTCTTTTAGTGCTTTTTTCTGCCACAGTGTTAATCAAAAATGACCCTCTCATTGATACTACGTCAGTTGTTGCTCATTGTGCCGTTTTAATAGGGCAGCTTTTAATTTTTCTTTTTCTTCCTCCTCAGATTCTTGGCAGATGGAAAGAGAGAAGGTATAGAGAAAGTTTACTGTGGAAAGGTTTTAAAAATTTTCTGTCTAACATGGCCATGATCAAAAAATATGCTCCGGAAGATATTTCCATATGGAAAGAGTGGCTTATATATGGAACAGCTCTTGGTGTAGCGGATAAGGTTGAAAAGGCAATGAAGGAGCTTAATGTTGATCTTCCTGACGTCGATGTTGAAAGAAGAGTTAGAACACACTTTAGTGTTGTTTATGCAGGTATAGGTAGTGGTATTGCTTCTCTTTCAAAGAGCAGTTCTGGAGGAGACGGGGGATTTGGGGCCGGTGGTGGGTTTGGAGGCGGTGGAGCTGGAGGAAGATAA